A genomic stretch from Enterobacter dykesii includes:
- the paaE gene encoding 1,2-phenylacetyl-CoA epoxidase subunit PaaE, with protein sequence MTTFHSLTVAKVEPETRDAVTITFAVPNDLQDAYRFRPGQHLTLKTKLDGDELRRCYSICRSIAPGEISVAVKAIDGGRFSRYARDEIKAGMALEVMVPQGQFGYQPRAEREGHYLAIAAGSGITPMLAIISATLATEPNSHFTLIYGNRSSQSMMFRQALADLKDKYPQRLQLVSIFSQERLDSDLLYGRIDGEKLQALAKTLINFRQYDEAFICGPSAMMDDAEATLKALGMPDKSIHLERFNTPGTTAKRAVHVQAEGQKVTVRQDGRDREITLTADDESILDAALRQGADLPYACKGGVCATCKCKVLRGKVDMATNYSLEPDELAAGYVLSCQSLPLTADVIVDFDAKGMA encoded by the coding sequence ATGACAACGTTTCATTCATTAACAGTGGCAAAAGTGGAACCCGAAACCCGCGACGCGGTGACGATTACCTTCGCCGTGCCAAACGATTTGCAGGACGCCTACCGCTTCCGCCCCGGCCAGCACCTGACGTTAAAAACGAAGCTCGACGGGGACGAGCTGCGCCGCTGCTACTCCATCTGCCGGAGTATCGCCCCGGGCGAAATCAGCGTGGCGGTCAAAGCCATCGACGGAGGGCGCTTTTCCCGCTATGCGCGGGATGAGATCAAAGCGGGCATGGCTCTGGAGGTGATGGTGCCTCAGGGGCAGTTTGGCTACCAGCCGCGGGCAGAGCGCGAGGGGCACTATCTGGCGATTGCGGCAGGCTCCGGGATCACCCCGATGCTGGCGATTATCTCCGCGACGCTTGCGACCGAACCCAACAGCCATTTCACCCTAATTTACGGCAACCGCAGCAGCCAGAGCATGATGTTCCGCCAGGCGCTGGCGGACCTGAAGGACAAATATCCGCAGCGGCTGCAGCTGGTCTCCATCTTCAGCCAGGAGCGGCTGGACAGCGATCTGCTTTATGGCCGCATCGACGGAGAAAAGCTGCAGGCGCTGGCGAAAACCCTGATCAACTTCCGCCAGTACGACGAGGCGTTTATCTGCGGCCCGTCGGCGATGATGGACGACGCCGAAGCGACGCTGAAGGCGCTGGGGATGCCGGACAAATCCATTCACCTTGAGCGCTTTAACACCCCGGGGACCACCGCTAAACGCGCGGTGCACGTCCAGGCGGAAGGACAGAAAGTGACCGTGCGCCAGGACGGGCGCGACCGCGAAATCACCCTGACGGCGGACGACGAAAGCATCCTGGATGCCGCCCTGCGTCAGGGGGCGGATCTTCCGTATGCCTGCAAGGGCGGCGTGTGCGCCACCTGTAAATGCAAAGTGCTGCGCGGGAAGGTGGACATGGCGACGAACTACAGCCTGGAGCCGGACGAGCTGGCCGCCGGATACGTGCTGAGCTGCCAGTCGCTGCCGTTAACCGCCGACGTGATCGTCGACTTCGACGCGAAGGGGATGGCATGA
- the paaF gene encoding 2,3-dehydroadipyl-CoA hydratase PaaF: MSELIVTRHGRVLQLTLNRPAARNALNNALLTQIAEQLEAAAVDADIAVCVIYGSERCFAAGADLSEMAEKDLPATLNDIRPRLWARINAFPKPLIAAVNGFALGAGCELALLCDVVIAGDNARFGLPEITLGIMPGAGGTQRLIRSVGKSLASKMVLTGESISAAQALSAGLVSDVFPPALTLEYALKQAALMARHSPLALQAAKQALRQSQEVPLQAGLAQERQLFTLLSATEDRREGIDAFLQKRTPDFKGC, encoded by the coding sequence ATGAGCGAACTGATTGTTACCCGTCATGGCCGCGTGCTGCAGCTGACGCTGAACCGTCCGGCGGCGCGCAACGCCCTCAATAACGCGCTGTTAACCCAGATTGCCGAGCAGCTTGAGGCCGCCGCCGTGGATGCCGACATCGCCGTCTGCGTGATTTACGGCAGCGAGCGCTGCTTTGCCGCCGGGGCCGATCTCAGTGAAATGGCGGAGAAAGACCTGCCTGCCACCCTGAACGATATTCGCCCGCGGCTGTGGGCGCGGATTAACGCGTTTCCTAAACCGCTGATTGCCGCCGTGAACGGCTTCGCGCTGGGCGCAGGCTGCGAGCTGGCGCTGCTGTGCGACGTGGTGATTGCCGGTGACAACGCCCGCTTTGGCCTGCCGGAAATTACGCTGGGCATTATGCCCGGCGCGGGCGGCACCCAGCGCCTTATCCGCAGCGTCGGGAAATCGCTGGCCAGCAAAATGGTGCTGACCGGCGAGAGCATTTCCGCCGCGCAGGCGCTGAGCGCCGGGCTGGTAAGCGACGTTTTCCCGCCAGCGCTGACGCTGGAGTATGCCCTGAAGCAGGCGGCGCTGATGGCGCGCCACTCTCCGCTGGCGCTGCAGGCGGCGAAACAGGCGCTGCGTCAGTCTCAGGAGGTGCCGCTCCAGGCCGGACTCGCCCAGGAGCGCCAGCTGTTTACGCTGCTTTCTGCCACAGAGGATCGCCGGGAGGGCATCGACGCCTTCTTACAAAAACGCACCCCCGACTTTAAAGGATGCTAA
- the paaG gene encoding 2-(1,2-epoxy-1,2-dihydrophenyl)acetyl-CoA isomerase PaaG, which translates to MVEFILSHVEQGVMTITLNRPERLNSFNDVMHQQLAECLKQAERDDTIRCLLITGAGRGFCAGQDLNDRNVDPNGPAPDLGMSVETFYNPLVRRLAKLPKPVICAVNGVAAGAGATLALGCDMVIAARSASFVMAFSKLGLVPDCGGTWLLPRVAGRARAMGLALLGDKLSAEQAQAWGMIWQVVDDEQLSTTAQQMALHFASQPTFGLGLIKKAINAAETNTLDAQLDLERDYQRLAGRSDDYREGVSAFLAKRAPNFTGK; encoded by the coding sequence ATTGTGGAATTTATTCTCAGTCATGTTGAGCAGGGCGTAATGACCATTACGCTGAACCGTCCGGAGCGTCTGAACAGCTTTAACGACGTGATGCACCAGCAGCTTGCCGAGTGCCTGAAACAGGCCGAGCGCGATGACACTATCCGCTGCCTGCTGATCACCGGGGCAGGACGCGGATTTTGCGCCGGTCAGGATCTGAACGACCGCAACGTCGACCCCAACGGCCCGGCGCCGGATCTGGGGATGTCCGTTGAAACCTTCTATAACCCGCTGGTGCGCCGCCTGGCAAAGCTGCCGAAGCCGGTGATTTGTGCGGTTAACGGCGTAGCGGCCGGCGCGGGGGCCACGCTGGCGCTCGGCTGCGACATGGTCATTGCCGCCCGTTCCGCCAGCTTCGTGATGGCCTTCAGCAAGCTCGGCCTGGTGCCGGACTGCGGCGGCACCTGGCTGCTGCCGCGCGTGGCCGGACGCGCCCGCGCCATGGGGCTGGCGCTGCTCGGCGATAAGCTCAGCGCCGAACAGGCGCAGGCGTGGGGGATGATCTGGCAGGTGGTGGATGACGAACAGCTCTCCACTACCGCGCAGCAGATGGCGCTGCACTTTGCGTCTCAACCGACCTTCGGGCTGGGGCTGATCAAGAAGGCGATCAATGCCGCAGAAACCAACACCCTGGACGCCCAGCTCGATCTGGAGCGCGACTACCAGCGCCTGGCCGGGCGCAGCGACGATTACCGCGAGGGCGTCAGCGCCTTCCTGGCGAAGCGCGCGCCGAACTTTACGGGGAAATAA
- the paaH gene encoding 3-hydroxyacyl-CoA dehydrogenase PaaH produces the protein MLNIRTVAVIGSGTMGAGIAEVAASHGHQVLIYDIASDAISRAIDGIRQRLASRVTRGKLSADAGSQILGRLVPVTDIEALSAADLVIEAASERLEVKKALFAQLAEICPPQTVLTSNTSSISVTAIAADVHHPERVAGLHFFNPAPVMKLVEVVSGLATSPEVADALCELALNWGKQPVRCQSTPGFIVNRVARPFYSEAWRALEEQVAPPEVIDAALREGGGFPMGPLELTDMIGQDVNFAVTCSVFNAFWQERRFLPSLVQQELVLAGRLGKKSGKGVYDWQGDKPDVQWVESVEDSYSPMRVERRRDGVTEIDDVYLIETQGETAQALALRLNGPVVVVDRIERDVAVIAAAASNPHTATQKVIRYLQQQGHRVVQIADYPGLLVWRTLAMIANESLDALQKGVASEKDIDTAMRLGVNYPSGPIAWGERLGWQRLLTLLENLQRYYGEERYRPCSLLRQRALLESSYES, from the coding sequence ATGCTGAACATACGGACTGTCGCCGTGATCGGCAGCGGCACGATGGGCGCCGGTATTGCCGAAGTCGCCGCCAGCCATGGTCATCAGGTGCTGATCTACGATATCGCCAGCGATGCGATATCGCGCGCCATCGACGGGATCCGCCAGCGTCTGGCCTCCCGGGTGACGCGCGGAAAACTCTCCGCCGATGCCGGGAGCCAGATCCTCGGCCGGCTGGTTCCGGTCACCGATATCGAGGCGCTTTCCGCGGCCGATCTGGTCATAGAAGCGGCCTCTGAGCGTCTGGAGGTGAAGAAGGCGCTGTTTGCACAGCTGGCAGAGATCTGCCCGCCGCAGACGGTGCTGACCAGCAATACCTCATCCATCTCCGTTACGGCGATTGCAGCCGACGTCCACCACCCGGAGCGGGTCGCCGGGCTGCATTTCTTCAACCCGGCGCCGGTGATGAAGCTGGTGGAGGTGGTCAGCGGGCTGGCGACCTCTCCGGAAGTGGCAGACGCGCTGTGCGAGCTGGCGCTGAACTGGGGCAAACAGCCCGTGCGCTGCCAGTCAACACCGGGATTTATCGTCAACCGCGTCGCGCGTCCGTTTTATTCCGAAGCCTGGCGCGCGCTGGAAGAACAGGTCGCCCCGCCGGAAGTCATCGACGCCGCCCTGCGCGAAGGCGGCGGTTTCCCGATGGGGCCGCTGGAGCTGACCGACATGATTGGGCAGGACGTGAATTTCGCGGTGACCTGCTCGGTATTTAACGCCTTCTGGCAGGAGCGTCGTTTTCTGCCTTCGCTGGTGCAGCAGGAGCTGGTGCTGGCGGGAAGGCTGGGCAAAAAGAGCGGGAAGGGCGTCTACGACTGGCAGGGTGACAAACCAGACGTGCAGTGGGTTGAGTCGGTGGAAGACAGCTACAGCCCGATGCGCGTGGAAAGAAGACGTGACGGTGTCACAGAAATTGATGATGTGTACCTGATTGAAACGCAGGGCGAAACCGCTCAGGCGCTGGCGCTGCGGCTCAACGGCCCGGTGGTGGTGGTGGACCGCATTGAGCGTGACGTGGCGGTGATTGCGGCGGCCGCCAGCAACCCGCACACCGCGACGCAAAAGGTCATCCGCTACCTGCAACAGCAGGGGCATCGGGTAGTGCAAATTGCCGATTATCCCGGCCTGCTGGTCTGGCGCACGCTGGCGATGATTGCCAACGAGTCGCTGGATGCCCTGCAAAAAGGGGTCGCCAGCGAGAAGGACATCGATACCGCCATGCGCCTGGGCGTTAACTACCCGAGTGGGCCGATCGCCTGGGGCGAGCGGCTGGGCTGGCAGCGCCTGCTGACGCTGCTGGAGAACCTGCAGCGCTATTACGGCGAAGAGCGCTATCGCCCCTGTTCACTGCTGCGCCAGCGTGCGCTTCTGGAGAGTAGCTATGAGTCATAA
- the paaI gene encoding hydroxyphenylacetyl-CoA thioesterase PaaI, protein MSHNAWHNARAMYERDACAQAMGMDIVEMDEGYAVVSMTITAQMLNGHQTCHGGQLFSLADTAFAYACNSQGLAAVASGCSIDFLRPGFAGDTLTATARVMHQGKLTGVYDIEIQNQQQKTVALFRGKSHRIGGSVTGEADA, encoded by the coding sequence ATGAGTCATAACGCTTGGCATAACGCCCGCGCGATGTACGAACGGGACGCCTGCGCGCAGGCGATGGGGATGGACATTGTCGAGATGGACGAGGGCTACGCGGTGGTGTCCATGACCATCACCGCGCAGATGCTGAACGGCCACCAAACCTGCCATGGCGGACAGCTTTTTTCGCTGGCAGACACCGCCTTTGCCTACGCCTGCAACAGCCAGGGGCTGGCGGCGGTAGCCTCAGGCTGCTCGATTGATTTTCTGCGTCCGGGCTTTGCCGGGGACACGCTCACCGCCACCGCGCGGGTGATGCACCAGGGCAAGCTGACCGGCGTGTACGACATTGAAATCCAGAATCAACAACAGAAAACCGTCGCCCTTTTTCGCGGGAAATCTCACCGCATCGGCGGCAGCGTGACAGGAGAGGCAGATGCGTGA
- the pcaF gene encoding 3-oxoadipyl-CoA thiolase, whose amino-acid sequence MRDAFICDGVRTPVGRYGGALSAVRTDDLGAVPLRALLARYPQLDLERIDDVIFGCANQAGEDNRNVARMSSLLAGLPQTVSGTTINRLCGSGLDAIGFAARAIKAGDGELLIAGGVESMSRAPFVMGKATAAFQRQAEIFDTTIGWRFVNPLMHQQFGTDSMPETAENVAELLNISRADQDAFALRSQQRTAQAQQNGILAQEIVPVQVPGKKGAVTEFCVDEHPRADTTLEQLAGLKTPFRKNGVVTAGNASGVNDGAAALIVASEKMAQAQGLVPRTRIVAMATAGVEPRLMGLGPVPATRKVLERAGLSINDMDVVELNEAFASQALGVLRQLGLPDDAAHVNPNGGAIALGHPLGMSGARLVLAASNELHRRGGRYALCTMCIGVGQGIAMILERV is encoded by the coding sequence ATGCGTGACGCATTTATTTGTGATGGCGTTCGAACCCCGGTGGGTCGCTACGGCGGCGCGCTTTCCGCAGTCCGAACCGACGATCTCGGTGCCGTGCCGCTGCGCGCGCTGCTGGCCCGCTATCCCCAACTCGACCTCGAGCGAATCGACGACGTGATTTTCGGCTGCGCCAACCAGGCGGGGGAAGATAACCGCAACGTAGCGCGCATGTCGTCCCTGCTCGCCGGGCTGCCGCAGACGGTGTCCGGAACCACCATTAACCGCCTGTGCGGCTCGGGGCTGGACGCGATTGGTTTTGCGGCGCGCGCCATTAAGGCGGGCGATGGCGAGCTGCTGATCGCGGGCGGCGTGGAGTCGATGTCGCGCGCGCCGTTTGTGATGGGCAAAGCCACCGCCGCGTTTCAGCGTCAGGCGGAGATCTTTGATACCACCATCGGCTGGCGATTTGTGAATCCGCTCATGCATCAGCAATTCGGAACTGACAGCATGCCGGAAACGGCAGAGAATGTAGCTGAATTGTTAAATATCAGCCGTGCCGATCAGGACGCATTCGCTCTGCGCAGCCAGCAGCGTACCGCGCAGGCGCAGCAGAACGGCATTCTGGCGCAGGAGATCGTGCCGGTGCAGGTGCCGGGAAAAAAAGGGGCGGTCACGGAGTTCTGCGTGGATGAACATCCGCGCGCGGACACCACGCTCGAACAGCTCGCCGGGCTAAAAACGCCGTTTCGTAAGAACGGGGTGGTCACGGCGGGGAATGCCTCCGGCGTCAACGACGGCGCTGCGGCGCTGATCGTCGCCAGCGAGAAGATGGCGCAGGCGCAGGGGTTAGTCCCGCGTACGCGGATCGTGGCGATGGCGACGGCAGGCGTGGAGCCACGTCTGATGGGGCTTGGCCCGGTCCCGGCGACCCGCAAGGTGCTGGAGCGCGCCGGACTCAGCATTAACGATATGGACGTTGTCGAGCTTAACGAAGCTTTCGCCTCGCAGGCGCTGGGCGTGCTGCGTCAGCTGGGCCTGCCGGATGATGCCGCGCACGTCAACCCGAACGGTGGCGCGATCGCGCTGGGCCACCCGCTGGGCATGAGCGGCGCCAGGCTGGTGCTGGCCGCGAGCAATGAACTGCACCGACGCGGCGGGCGCTATGCGCTGTGTACGATGTGCATCGGTGTGGGTCAGGGCATTGCCATGATCCTTGAGCGTGTTTGA